The following are from one region of the Candidatus Acidiferrales bacterium genome:
- a CDS encoding Hint domain-containing protein — protein MPILLRKIESVRLKNPELYEDLKHLQGYINRLEARVGVAGVSEPLPAGQKPLAAPDPPAGISVTGQDGHFRVTITPHANHAGKQVVYGIEAGDDAAFSVTATLKVTTYGPDQRTYWDITLPNVTKYWRCWAEFKQSDKSGYVYFLGSCGPLGVNSGVLSAASAANRLQRSTNNAILNAQYISSGSALANGQTSNGTPTINWAAFTIRYAGDTKTVSVPLGKIEGLAANTRYFLAWDTATSTMKFSTLAQDVTPDTYFGISDATTPATLGGAGTPGGGGGDGGGGGGGCVAAGTLIDTERGRVPVEQLKLGDMLVSPLGKCRVRKVGMFPAQRLVRVRDGFRELICSPSHNLVLKPEQIDLMNVELLDVTGPVYYIEAEEPHVYLANGFLSHNKLMLL, from the coding sequence ATGCCCATTTTGTTGCGAAAAATCGAGAGTGTGCGACTCAAGAATCCTGAACTTTACGAGGACTTGAAGCACCTTCAAGGGTACATCAACCGCTTGGAAGCGAGGGTGGGTGTAGCAGGAGTGTCTGAACCCTTGCCAGCGGGACAGAAGCCGCTGGCGGCGCCGGATCCGCCGGCGGGGATCTCCGTTACCGGGCAGGACGGGCATTTTCGCGTCACGATTACCCCGCACGCTAACCATGCCGGGAAACAGGTAGTCTATGGCATCGAGGCGGGCGATGATGCGGCGTTTTCGGTCACGGCGACCTTGAAGGTCACGACCTACGGGCCAGACCAGCGGACGTATTGGGACATCACCCTGCCCAATGTGACGAAATACTGGCGGTGTTGGGCCGAGTTCAAGCAATCGGACAAAAGCGGCTATGTGTATTTCCTCGGAAGCTGCGGGCCGCTGGGAGTGAATTCTGGGGTGTTGTCTGCGGCATCGGCAGCCAACCGTTTGCAACGCTCGACCAACAACGCCATTTTGAATGCTCAGTACATTTCGAGCGGCAGTGCGTTGGCGAATGGGCAGACGTCGAATGGCACCCCGACCATCAATTGGGCAGCGTTCACGATCCGTTATGCTGGGGACACCAAGACAGTATCCGTGCCGCTCGGCAAGATCGAGGGCTTGGCAGCCAATACGAGATATTTCCTAGCATGGGATACGGCCACAAGCACAATGAAGTTTTCCACGCTGGCGCAGGATGTGACGCCCGATACCTATTTTGGGATCAGCGATGCGACCACACCGGCCACTCTGGGCGGGGCGGGAACTCCTGGTGGCGGTGGGGGCGATGGCGGCGGGGGTGGCGGTGGCTGCGTGGCGGCGGGCACGCTGATTGACACCGAGAGGGGGCGCGTTCCAGTCGAGCAGTTGAAGCTCGGTGACATGCTCGTTTCACCGCTTGGCAAGTGTAGGGTACGGAAGGTGGGCATGTTCCCAGCCCAGAGACTTGTGCGCGTGCGGGACGGCTTTCGAGAACTCATCTGCTCGCCATCTCATAACCTAGTGTTGAAACCGGAGCAGATTGACTTGATGAACGTGGAGCTTTTGGATGTGACTGGCCCGGTCTATTACATTGAGGCCGAGGAGCCGCACGTCTATCTGGCAAATGGATTCTTGAGCCACAACAAGCTGATGCTCTTATGA